A genome region from Lactobacillus sp. ESL0791 includes the following:
- a CDS encoding ABC-2 family transporter protein codes for MQAKLTLVKIGIKKGFSSKYALVFYLFSALISVIVQYFLWQAVLVGRPVSEFRQTVSYLVLMQLLTILFPKTSYDINDEVRTGDISVSLLKPISLFDKYLFEGIGYSLAKLVIVGLPEILIYFCLLDFKFSVTAFLMVTIAAIFAYLLYFELELVIGSFSFYTYSIWGIATFKSAILLILSGNDFPANFYPALIKQIAGVLPFQYTFGSVGLLAQNPSGHYFLQVICWQIFYLFVLYLIYNLLFKRSLDRLVIQGG; via the coding sequence ATGCAGGCTAAACTTACTTTGGTTAAGATCGGAATCAAGAAGGGCTTTTCGTCTAAGTACGCCCTTGTTTTCTATCTTTTTTCGGCTTTAATTTCGGTTATCGTCCAATACTTTTTATGGCAGGCAGTTCTTGTCGGTCGGCCCGTTTCCGAGTTTAGGCAAACGGTCAGTTATCTGGTCTTGATGCAGCTTTTGACAATACTGTTTCCGAAAACAAGTTATGATATCAACGATGAGGTCAGAACGGGTGACATTTCAGTCAGCCTGCTCAAACCAATTTCGCTCTTTGATAAATATTTGTTTGAGGGGATTGGTTATTCACTTGCTAAACTTGTAATAGTCGGTCTACCCGAAATTTTAATTTACTTCTGCTTGCTTGACTTCAAGTTTTCAGTAACTGCTTTTTTAATGGTGACGATCGCGGCAATTTTTGCCTACCTGCTTTATTTTGAATTGGAACTGGTTATTGGCAGTTTTTCATTTTATACCTATAGTATCTGGGGCATTGCAACCTTTAAGTCGGCAATTTTGCTGATTCTGTCGGGGAACGACTTTCCGGCCAATTTTTATCCGGCGTTGATTAAGCAAATTGCTGGCGTGCTGCCTTTTCAGTATACTTTTGGCAGTGTAGGTTTGCTTGCACAAAATCCAAGCGGGCATTATTTCCTCCAAGTTATTTGCTGGCAGATATTTTATCTGTTTGTACTCTACCTTATTTACAATTTATTGTTTAAGCGGTCGCTTGACCGGCTTGTAATTCAAGGAGGTTAG
- a CDS encoding ABC transporter permease, with protein sequence MRYFRLAYVYLKTNLKSLAIYDVDFYFAIIGMMVQNVLNIVALRFLFNLVPTIKGFTFTQLLLTYALATLSFAIFRCFFINTLNISDHIHEGSLDQILVKPVNPLFQLINERVDEDAWGDLLVALILLIVVDHYLKNPWYITLMFIFISLFTSLIFLSLALLGNMVSLLSNGLADLASSVFDFFELSKYPLAIYSGILKVFLTFVLPLGWVAAIPQEKIAVHHEWLWLVLIPLVCVLFFILVYQVWRLFLNNYQSTGS encoded by the coding sequence ATGAGATATTTTAGATTGGCTTATGTTTATTTAAAAACAAATCTGAAGTCGTTAGCAATCTATGATGTTGATTTTTACTTTGCGATTATCGGGATGATGGTACAGAATGTGCTCAATATTGTTGCCCTGCGGTTTTTATTCAATCTGGTGCCGACGATTAAGGGCTTTACGTTCACGCAGTTGCTTTTGACTTACGCACTTGCTACCTTGTCATTTGCAATTTTCCGCTGCTTTTTCATCAATACCCTGAACATTTCTGACCATATTCATGAAGGTTCGCTTGACCAGATTCTGGTAAAACCGGTTAATCCACTTTTTCAGTTGATTAATGAACGAGTTGATGAAGACGCGTGGGGTGACTTATTAGTTGCATTGATTTTACTAATTGTTGTGGATCACTACCTGAAAAATCCTTGGTACATCACGCTGATGTTTATTTTTATTTCACTGTTTACTTCGTTAATCTTCCTGAGTCTGGCCCTGCTAGGCAACATGGTCTCGCTGCTGTCAAACGGACTTGCGGATTTAGCTTCAAGTGTCTTTGACTTTTTTGAGTTAAGTAAGTACCCACTGGCAATTTATTCAGGGATATTAAAAGTGTTTTTGACTTTTGTGCTGCCGCTTGGCTGGGTGGCGGCAATTCCCCAAGAAAAAATTGCGGTTCATCATGAATGGCTGTGGTTGGTTCTTATCCCGTTGGTTTGTGTTTTATTCTTTATATTGGTCTACCAAGTTTGGCGTTTGTTTTTGAATAATTATCAAAGCACAGGAAGCTAA
- a CDS encoding SLAP domain-containing protein — protein MKKSRISIMLIAALLVIAPVINISQVQAETTTQTPKTGQGTLILSHDANVYDKNGNRLTTYAGGSAELKAGTSVKHVKRIKAIKNPYNKRYSFHDSQWKWYYLPFTIFNGKKYYAIADGGYIRASKVQQIDGHYLYTNRVKYQVGSEFRGGIQVFDSKEKNRKRVLKPGQRVILDRSANDVDLYGHSIDGDDDGLNYRLKGTNQFIDLDANPGKQLLLPMSNYMDVYLLNDAYLYTDKGEKVIHHVDPSKEIDLGNEDKANAQSSFARKLVKGDLQPVANALYIWVPEDQKAELFYELQNKSIYAEDASELFVKAADVKYAYGPKVKPSNTAKDAEANKQEQ, from the coding sequence ATGAAAAAAAGTAGAATAAGTATCATGTTGATAGCGGCTTTACTAGTCATTGCACCGGTAATTAATATTAGTCAGGTGCAGGCGGAAACTACTACGCAAACGCCAAAGACTGGTCAGGGCACATTAATTTTAAGTCATGATGCAAATGTTTATGATAAAAATGGTAATCGTTTAACTACTTATGCAGGCGGCAGCGCCGAATTGAAAGCGGGGACATCGGTCAAGCATGTTAAACGGATTAAAGCAATCAAGAATCCGTACAATAAGCGTTATTCCTTCCATGATAGCCAATGGAAATGGTATTACCTGCCTTTTACAATTTTTAATGGTAAAAAATACTATGCGATCGCTGATGGCGGCTACATTAGGGCAAGCAAGGTGCAGCAAATTGATGGGCACTATCTTTATACCAACCGGGTTAAATATCAGGTAGGTTCTGAATTTCGCGGCGGTATTCAGGTCTTTGACAGTAAAGAAAAAAATAGGAAAAGGGTACTCAAGCCGGGACAGCGGGTGATTTTGGATCGGTCTGCTAATGACGTGGATCTTTATGGTCATAGTATTGATGGTGACGATGATGGGCTGAATTACCGCCTCAAGGGCACCAATCAATTTATTGACCTTGATGCCAATCCGGGCAAGCAGCTTTTGCTGCCAATGAGTAATTATATGGATGTTTACTTGCTGAACGATGCATACCTTTACACCGATAAGGGTGAAAAAGTTATCCATCATGTTGATCCTTCTAAAGAAATCGATTTGGGCAATGAAGACAAAGCAAATGCCCAATCATCTTTTGCTCGCAAACTGGTGAAGGGCGATTTGCAGCCAGTTGCTAATGCACTTTACATTTGGGTGCCTGAAGACCAAAAGGCTGAACTATTCTATGAATTGCAAAATAAGAGTATTTACGCGGAAGATGCATCTGAACTATTTGTTAAGGCTGCAGATGTTAAGTATGCTTATGGACCGAAGGTAAAGCCAAGTAATACGGCAAAGGATGCCGAGGCTAATAAGCAAGAACAATAA
- a CDS encoding SLAP domain-containing protein, with amino-acid sequence MKKNKKIITMLSAVLLLTAPTTAAATGNQAHAAQTDQQANEKQGKLTLNHNTRIYNKKGQKLWSYRGGSSLLKKNTAVTYASTVQPISDPSTKRFSYHDDNWDWYYLPYKMIKGQEYYSIGHGGYVKAANVEQINGCYLYASYLKLPRLPKEYSEVQILDKDGKTTGRKVTLGRPLTLDRSTDNGGLNGRYADDDGDTSYFRIKGTDNFVGLDTADVVQGRQLLLPYSNYMNVVFTNAVDLYTSKGEKVVRTTNTGNQGIILGNQSQTKVDAPTTAQIGKGRIEIVSKEIYLWVPEEHKAELFYQLQADDLSHEFKTDLFVKATEAKYAYGPQLMPSNTAEDVQAPTVPNK; translated from the coding sequence ATGAAAAAGAATAAAAAAATAATTACAATGTTGTCAGCTGTACTGCTACTGACTGCGCCAACAACAGCAGCTGCCACTGGTAACCAGGCTCACGCAGCGCAAACTGACCAACAAGCAAATGAAAAACAGGGCAAACTGACTTTGAATCACAATACCCGTATTTACAACAAGAAAGGGCAAAAGCTGTGGAGTTACCGTGGCGGCAGCTCGCTACTGAAAAAGAACACGGCAGTTACTTATGCAAGTACTGTGCAGCCAATTTCTGATCCGAGCACCAAGCGGTTTTCATACCATGACGATAACTGGGATTGGTATTACTTACCATATAAGATGATTAAGGGACAGGAATATTACAGTATTGGTCATGGGGGCTATGTAAAAGCGGCTAATGTTGAACAAATTAATGGCTGTTATCTTTATGCTAGCTATCTAAAACTTCCAAGACTTCCGAAGGAATACTCTGAAGTACAGATTTTAGATAAAGATGGCAAAACAACTGGTAGAAAAGTTACTTTAGGCCGCCCATTAACTTTAGACAGAAGTACTGACAATGGAGGATTAAATGGTAGATATGCTGATGATGACGGTGATACCTCATATTTTAGAATTAAGGGGACAGATAATTTTGTCGGGCTAGATACTGCAGACGTTGTTCAGGGCCGGCAATTATTGCTGCCTTATAGCAATTATATGAATGTTGTATTCACCAATGCAGTAGATTTATATACAAGCAAGGGTGAAAAAGTGGTCCGTACGACTAATACTGGCAATCAAGGGATAATTCTTGGTAATCAGTCACAAACAAAAGTAGATGCTCCGACTACGGCCCAGATTGGTAAAGGTCGAATTGAAATAGTCTCTAAGGAAATTTATCTTTGGGTGCCAGAAGAGCATAAAGCTGAACTGTTTTATCAACTTCAAGCTGATGATTTGTCTCATGAATTTAAAACAGATTTGTTTGTTAAAGCAACTGAAGCTAAATACGCATATGGACCACAGCTAATGCCAAGTAATACGGCGGAAGATGTGCAAGCTCCTACTGTACCAAATAAATAG
- a CDS encoding SLAP domain-containing protein yields MKKNKKLITMLSAAMIMTAPAAIVANSNQTYAAQSTDQRTNEKQGTLTLNHSTRVYNKNGQKLRSYNGGSSLLKKGAAIAYSGKVQSITDPSSKRYSYHDDEWNWFYLPYNTIKGQEYYSIGHGGYVKAVNVNSINGNFLYVDNAAGVTKEFGKQKISLYDSHGKKLDKYLGSNQKIIIDRIATADSFDSMIDNLNGTATFYRIKDTNEFVNTYAIKTNLRQKLQVFSDYTQVYFVNDAKAYTKLGKTTNTTFKKGDICSISNVATSMSDPDDNKTETFYRISDSTNLFIKANDVKYISGPKLNSLN; encoded by the coding sequence ATGAAAAAGAATAAAAAATTAATTACGATGCTGTCAGCAGCAATGATAATGACTGCTCCGGCAGCGATAGTTGCTAACAGTAATCAAACTTACGCTGCGCAAAGCACTGACCAGCGAACAAATGAAAAACAAGGGACGTTGACCTTGAATCATAGTACCCGCGTTTATAATAAAAATGGACAAAAATTGCGGAGTTACAATGGCGGCAGTTCACTACTGAAAAAAGGTGCGGCAATTGCTTATTCTGGCAAGGTGCAATCAATTACCGATCCAAGCAGTAAGCGATATTCTTATCATGATGATGAATGGAATTGGTTCTATCTTCCATATAATACGATCAAAGGTCAAGAATACTACAGTATTGGTCATGGAGGTTATGTTAAGGCTGTAAATGTAAACAGTATTAATGGAAACTTTCTTTATGTAGATAATGCTGCTGGCGTAACAAAAGAATTTGGTAAGCAAAAAATTTCTCTTTATGATTCTCATGGGAAAAAATTAGATAAATATTTGGGATCTAATCAAAAGATAATTATTGATAGAATTGCCACTGCAGACAGTTTTGATTCAATGATTGATAACTTAAATGGTACAGCTACTTTTTATCGAATAAAAGATACTAATGAATTTGTTAATACGTATGCTATTAAAACAAATTTAAGGCAAAAACTACAAGTATTTAGTGATTATACACAAGTTTATTTTGTAAATGATGCAAAAGCATATACTAAATTAGGTAAAACAACAAATACCACCTTTAAGAAGGGCGATATTTGTTCAATATCAAACGTTGCTACAAGTATGAGTGACCCTGATGACAACAAGACAGAAACATTCTATCGAATATCTGATAGCACTAATTTATTCATTAAAGCAAACGATGTTAAATATATTAGTGGTCCTAAGCTTAATTCTTTAAACTAA
- a CDS encoding SLAP domain-containing protein translates to MKKNKKLITMLSAAMIMTAPAAIVANSNQTYAAQSTDQRTNEKQGTLTLNHSTRVYNKNGQKLRSYNGGSSLLKKGAAIAYSGKVQSLTDPSSKRYSYHDDEWNWFYLPYKTIKGKEYYSIGHGGYIKAVNVKKINGQFVYINEINGSTVESGGHSKIALYDSHGRQLDKYLKPGKKLIFDRTANIDDFDAMNDVYNGIPNFYRIKNTDEFISTHYTKVNLRQELHWFSDYTQVGFINDAKTYDRSGKITKTIFKKGDICTVSRAVSTIDPDTNTTVTFYQVSNDTNLFIKASDVKYIDGPKLDLSNTAEDVQVPTVPNK, encoded by the coding sequence ATGAAAAAGAATAAAAAATTAATTACGATGCTGTCAGCAGCAATGATAATGACTGCTCCGGCAGCGATAGTTGCTAACAGTAATCAAACTTACGCTGCGCAAAGCACTGACCAGCGAACAAATGAAAAACAAGGGACGTTGACTTTGAATCATAGTACCCGCGTTTATAATAAAAATGGACAAAAATTGCGGAGTTACAATGGCGGTAGTTCGCTACTGAAAAAAGGTGCAGCAATTGCCTATTCTGGCAAGGTGCAATCACTTACCGATCCAAGCAGTAAACGGTATTCTTATCACGATGATGAATGGAATTGGTTTTATCTTCCATATAAGACTATTAAAGGCAAGGAATACTACAGTATTGGTCATGGTGGCTATATTAAGGCAGTAAATGTTAAAAAAATCAATGGCCAATTTGTTTATATTAATGAGATTAATGGCTCAACAGTAGAATCAGGTGGACACTCCAAAATAGCTCTCTATGACAGCCATGGTAGACAACTTGATAAGTACCTAAAACCTGGTAAAAAATTAATTTTCGACAGAACAGCCAATATTGATGATTTTGATGCGATGAACGATGTATACAATGGTATACCGAATTTTTACAGAATAAAAAACACTGATGAATTTATAAGTACACATTACACTAAAGTCAATTTAAGACAAGAATTACATTGGTTTAGTGATTATACGCAAGTTGGCTTTATAAATGATGCTAAAACATATGATAGATCAGGTAAAATAACAAAGACAATTTTTAAAAAGGGCGATATTTGTACAGTATCACGTGCTGTAAGCACGATAGATCCGGATACTAATACGACCGTAACTTTTTATCAAGTATCTAATGATACAAATTTGTTTATTAAAGCATCCGATGTTAAATATATTGATGGACCTAAATTGGATCTAAGTAATACGGCAGAAGATGTCCAAGTTCCTACTGTACCAAATAAATAG
- a CDS encoding damage-inducible protein J: MAISTTTVRMNANLKDELTKELNNIGLSVNAYFNLAAKQLVLQKKVPFEVLTETEEPSEKTKKALILAEAKELGLISDDTPEFNNVDELMKFLNK; the protein is encoded by the coding sequence ATGGCAATTAGTACAACTACGGTGCGCATGAATGCCAATCTTAAAGATGAATTGACTAAAGAACTAAATAATATTGGGTTAAGTGTCAACGCCTATTTTAATTTAGCTGCAAAACAGTTGGTACTTCAGAAAAAAGTTCCTTTTGAAGTTCTTACAGAAACAGAGGAACCTTCTGAGAAAACTAAAAAGGCCCTGATTTTAGCTGAAGCAAAAGAATTAGGGTTAATATCTGATGATACGCCTGAATTTAATAATGTCGATGAATTAATGAAATTTTTGAACAAATGA
- a CDS encoding ABC transporter ATP-binding protein: MTIKKYLLQNWQGNLFAAVCVILRSLSEVLAGFASANAITKLVSHNLPGFGKWLLIQIILLLIFCLGIFAELYFGKKAMQRMDTMIRTDIASNISQLSYSDFHRKNPADFESWLTNDIQIINQQGFQNLLDIISGVSGFIFAISGLMYYHYSLVILTLILTVIMTILPKLFNKAIEQKSLAQSKALERSMNLFTDAINGFDDLLLLNLEKRIVKKIHQGSKDIELYANKYNQVDGCMTATINAYSTFCQIAIIGLTGILYLAKLVPVGSIMATQTCAGSVFAGITGITISYIDYKAINPLFKKFNTIKVKDAHNNKIVVSSFKHDIQIKNLSFHYLEGSDILKDINFTIEKNKKYAIIGPSGSGKTTLSKLLTGSITSYRGQILFDGIDLQKIAPEALRNLMVIISQNPFIFNGTIKENILLGRFFSDKRLTQVIEQAGLSEFIAALPNGIDTVISKSGNNLSGGQKQRIAMARGMISGANIIIMDEGTSALDKKKARKIEKNLVSNPSLTVLMITHHLSDSTRSKLDGILQI, translated from the coding sequence TTGACAATTAAAAAATACCTTTTGCAAAATTGGCAAGGTAACTTATTTGCTGCGGTCTGCGTAATTTTACGCAGCTTATCCGAAGTCCTTGCAGGTTTTGCGTCGGCAAACGCCATTACAAAACTGGTCAGTCATAATCTTCCCGGCTTTGGCAAATGGTTGCTTATTCAAATCATCCTATTATTAATCTTTTGCCTAGGAATTTTCGCTGAATTATATTTCGGCAAAAAAGCCATGCAGAGAATGGACACAATGATCAGAACGGACATTGCAAGCAACATTTCCCAACTGTCTTACAGTGACTTTCACCGAAAAAATCCCGCTGATTTTGAATCTTGGCTTACTAATGACATTCAAATAATTAATCAGCAAGGCTTCCAAAATCTGCTTGATATTATTTCCGGTGTCTCTGGTTTTATTTTCGCCATCTCTGGCCTGATGTATTATCACTATTCACTGGTTATCCTGACACTAATTTTGACAGTAATCATGACAATTCTCCCCAAACTTTTCAATAAAGCCATTGAGCAAAAATCATTGGCACAAAGCAAGGCACTGGAAAGAAGCATGAATCTTTTTACAGATGCCATCAACGGTTTTGATGACTTGCTCCTATTGAATTTGGAAAAACGCATTGTTAAAAAAATTCATCAAGGTTCCAAAGATATTGAACTTTACGCCAATAAATACAATCAAGTTGATGGGTGTATGACAGCGACTATTAACGCTTACAGCACTTTTTGTCAGATTGCAATCATAGGTTTGACCGGAATTTTATATTTGGCAAAACTCGTGCCCGTGGGTTCAATTATGGCGACCCAGACTTGTGCAGGAAGCGTCTTTGCCGGAATAACTGGCATCACAATCAGTTATATTGACTACAAAGCCATCAATCCACTGTTTAAAAAGTTCAATACCATCAAAGTCAAAGACGCCCATAATAATAAAATAGTTGTTTCTTCGTTTAAGCATGACATCCAAATTAAAAATCTGTCTTTTCACTATCTAGAAGGTAGTGACATTCTGAAGGACATTAATTTTACGATTGAAAAGAATAAAAAATATGCTATTATTGGCCCATCTGGTTCAGGGAAAACCACTTTAAGTAAGCTACTCACGGGAAGCATCACTTCATATCGCGGCCAAATTTTATTTGACGGCATTGATTTGCAAAAAATCGCGCCTGAAGCACTCAGAAACCTGATGGTAATAATCAGCCAAAATCCCTTTATTTTTAACGGCACAATTAAAGAAAATATTTTGCTAGGAAGATTTTTCTCTGACAAACGGCTGACACAGGTTATTGAACAGGCTGGGCTCAGCGAATTTATTGCTGCTCTGCCTAATGGCATTGACACAGTTATCAGCAAAAGCGGCAATAATTTGTCGGGTGGACAAAAGCAGCGGATCGCAATGGCCAGAGGGATGATTAGTGGCGCAAATATTATCATTATGGATGAAGGAACTTCGGCTTTAGATAAGAAAAAGGCACGGAAAATTGAAAAAAACTTAGTTAGCAATCCTTCGCTGACTGTTTTGATGATCACCCATCATTTATCTGACTCTACTCGTTCAAAATTAGATGGTATTTTGCAAATATAG
- a CDS encoding type II toxin-antitoxin system Phd/YefM family antitoxin — protein sequence MTNSIKAVTTRELRQNFKKYADEVADFGETVIVTRPENKNVVVISEEEYNSWQETDYFLKSKANRKALKESIAQLDRDDSNNHILTPEEFASLAND from the coding sequence ATGACAAATTCGATCAAGGCAGTCACAACAAGAGAATTACGGCAAAACTTTAAAAAATATGCTGATGAAGTCGCTGATTTTGGCGAAACAGTGATCGTGACCCGTCCAGAAAATAAAAATGTCGTCGTTATTTCTGAAGAAGAATATAATTCTTGGCAAGAAACGGATTATTTCCTTAAATCAAAGGCTAATCGCAAGGCATTAAAAGAATCAATTGCACAGCTTGATCGTGATGATTCCAATAATCATATTTTAACGCCGGAAGAGTTTGCGAGTTTGGCAAATGACTAA
- a CDS encoding Txe/YoeB family addiction module toxin, giving the protein MTKLGVLFSANAWQEYLEWKRENKLLSKRIDKLILDTVRHPFSGLGNLEPLKHDLSGFWSRKINAEHRMVYGVTSKQIEIIQLKYHY; this is encoded by the coding sequence ATGACTAAACTTGGGGTATTGTTTTCTGCAAATGCTTGGCAGGAATATCTTGAATGGAAAAGGGAAAATAAGCTGCTCAGTAAAAGAATTGATAAACTAATTCTTGATACGGTGCGGCATCCCTTTTCTGGTTTAGGAAATCTGGAACCGCTGAAACATGACCTAAGTGGATTTTGGTCGCGAAAAATTAATGCAGAACACAGGATGGTCTATGGTGTAACTAGCAAACAAATTGAAATTATCCAACTTAAATATCACTATTAA
- the zwf gene encoding glucose-6-phosphate dehydrogenase, with protein MKNIPVVMIIFGGSGDLAHRKLYPALFNLYEQGLIHDDFAVIATARRPWSHDYLREQISDAIHETHAEVNENDVHDFASHFYYQSHDVTNVEHYQTLKKLAQDLNDRYSAEGNRIFYMAMAPRFFGTIATHINDQHLTSTGFNRIVVEKPFGHDLASAEKLNKQINASFKEDDVFRIDHYLGKEMVQNILPLRFTNPLIKNIWNTATIKNIQVTLSEQLGVEARGGYYETSGALRDMVQNHIFQIITLLAMPQPQNLEAASIHAAKQELLDSLLIPTKEEVMQHFVRGQYLGTDNTFGYRQEANVADNSLTETYVAGEIKFAKGPVAGVPLYFRTGKEMKEKKSRIDVVLKHQSNPYGSVHSNNLTIEIDPQMCIYLTINGKKITEPGIRREKLAYSFSKEELAQVPDGYERLLRDVFVNDSTNFTHWSELKRYWQFIDAVENVWAEDNQSAQPQMSEYLPYRMGPKAANHIFESATEHWIYE; from the coding sequence ATGAAAAATATTCCGGTAGTAATGATTATCTTTGGCGGCAGCGGCGACTTGGCGCACCGCAAGCTTTATCCTGCATTATTCAATCTTTATGAACAAGGGCTGATTCATGACGATTTTGCGGTGATTGCCACAGCCAGAAGGCCATGGTCGCATGATTATCTGCGCGAGCAGATCAGTGATGCCATCCATGAAACGCACGCTGAAGTAAACGAAAATGATGTGCATGATTTTGCTAGTCATTTTTACTATCAATCACACGATGTCACTAACGTTGAACATTACCAAACGCTGAAAAAATTGGCTCAGGATCTTAATGACCGTTATAGCGCTGAAGGTAATCGCATTTTCTACATGGCGATGGCCCCACGTTTTTTTGGCACAATTGCCACGCATATTAATGACCAGCATCTGACTAGTACCGGCTTTAACCGGATTGTTGTTGAAAAACCGTTTGGACACGATTTAGCCTCGGCCGAGAAGCTGAACAAACAGATCAATGCCTCATTTAAGGAAGATGATGTTTTTCGGATTGACCATTACTTAGGCAAAGAAATGGTGCAGAACATTTTGCCGCTGCGCTTTACCAATCCATTGATTAAAAACATCTGGAATACTGCGACCATCAAGAATATTCAGGTAACCTTGTCGGAGCAGCTGGGAGTTGAAGCCCGGGGCGGCTACTACGAAACTTCGGGTGCGTTGCGCGACATGGTGCAAAATCATATCTTTCAGATTATTACCCTGCTAGCGATGCCCCAGCCCCAAAATTTAGAGGCTGCTAGCATTCATGCTGCCAAGCAGGAATTATTAGATAGCCTGCTTATTCCGACTAAAGAGGAAGTAATGCAGCATTTTGTGCGCGGTCAGTATCTAGGAACGGATAACACGTTTGGTTACCGGCAAGAAGCTAATGTTGCGGATAATTCGCTTACTGAAACCTATGTTGCTGGTGAAATCAAGTTTGCCAAAGGTCCTGTTGCTGGAGTGCCGCTTTATTTCCGCACGGGCAAGGAAATGAAGGAAAAGAAAAGTCGGATTGATGTGGTGTTGAAGCACCAATCCAATCCATACGGCAGTGTTCATTCCAACAATTTAACGATTGAAATTGACCCGCAGATGTGCATTTATTTGACGATTAATGGCAAAAAAATCACTGAGCCGGGAATCCGGCGAGAAAAACTTGCTTATTCATTTTCTAAAGAAGAATTGGCCCAGGTGCCTGATGGCTATGAGCGTTTGCTGCGGGATGTTTTTGTCAACGACTCCACTAACTTTACCCACTGGAGCGAACTAAAACGTTACTGGCAGTTTATTGATGCTGTTGAAAATGTTTGGGCCGAAGATAACCAGTCCGCCCAGCCGCAGATGAGTGAATACCTGCCATACCGCATGGGACCAAAAGCCGCTAATCATATTTTTGAGTCGGCCACTGAGCACTGGATTTATGAATGA